One Methylobacterium oryzae DNA window includes the following coding sequences:
- a CDS encoding HEAT repeat domain-containing protein, with product MSPVFDSFDDDLDDVAERCASADAGVRRVAMMELAEAVGPAAKVLLLKGLGDPDAAVRAAAAKALDEHDGADVVEGLVRSLEDDDEAVRRTAADTLAEKKEPACGPLLIERAAHTDPFVQASALRALRELVLPDALSAALKALQSPSPEVRREGLGVIGYLKAEEALPALIATAGDPDPTVRRATMAALVFLRPGGPGIGTLIAGLSDEHWQVREEAAVSCAKIRLPEATAPLIAVMDDPVWQVRTKAANALGRIRAPAAVEILGRALTSEVSNLRKEAAAALGEIADPRGLSALEAAANDPDPDVRKLIQWAIGRCQGRP from the coding sequence ATGAGCCCCGTGTTCGATTCCTTCGACGACGATCTCGACGACGTGGCCGAGCGCTGCGCGAGTGCCGACGCCGGCGTCCGGCGCGTCGCGATGATGGAGCTCGCCGAGGCCGTCGGCCCCGCGGCGAAGGTCCTGCTCCTCAAGGGCCTCGGCGATCCGGACGCGGCCGTCCGCGCCGCGGCGGCCAAGGCGCTGGACGAGCACGACGGCGCGGACGTCGTCGAGGGCCTCGTGCGGTCCCTGGAGGACGACGACGAGGCCGTGCGCCGCACCGCCGCCGATACCCTGGCCGAGAAGAAGGAGCCGGCCTGCGGGCCGCTCCTGATCGAGCGCGCCGCGCACACCGACCCGTTCGTGCAGGCCTCCGCCCTGCGGGCCCTGCGCGAGCTCGTCCTGCCGGACGCCCTGTCGGCCGCACTGAAGGCGCTCCAGAGTCCGTCCCCGGAGGTGCGCCGCGAAGGTCTCGGCGTCATCGGCTACCTCAAGGCCGAGGAAGCGCTGCCGGCGCTGATCGCCACCGCGGGCGATCCCGACCCGACGGTCCGGCGCGCCACGATGGCGGCGCTGGTCTTCCTGCGCCCCGGCGGTCCGGGCATCGGCACGTTGATCGCCGGCCTGTCCGACGAGCACTGGCAGGTTCGCGAGGAGGCGGCCGTCTCCTGCGCCAAGATCCGGCTGCCCGAGGCGACGGCGCCCCTAATCGCCGTGATGGACGATCCCGTCTGGCAGGTCCGCACCAAGGCGGCCAATGCCCTGGGCCGGATCCGGGCGCCGGCGGCCGTCGAGATCCTGGGCCGGGCGCTGACCTCGGAGGTCAGCAACCTGCGCAAGGAGGCGGCCGCAGCCCTCGGCGAGATCGCCGACCCGCGAGGCCTCTCGGCCCTCGAGGCGGCCGCCAACGATCCCGATCCCGACGTGCGCAAGCTCATCCAGTGGGCGATCGGACGCTGTCAGGGACGCCCCTGA
- a CDS encoding 4Fe-4S dicluster domain-containing protein, producing MPIINQASSAAVVIDDAKCIAEKGCRVCVDVCPLDILAIDETRQKAYMKYDECWYCMPCEVDCPTNAVKVNIPYLLR from the coding sequence ATGCCGATCATCAATCAGGCCAGCAGCGCCGCGGTCGTCATCGACGACGCCAAGTGCATCGCCGAGAAGGGCTGCCGCGTCTGCGTCGACGTCTGCCCGCTCGACATCCTCGCGATCGATGAGACCCGGCAGAAGGCCTACATGAAGTACGACGAGTGCTGGTACTGCATGCCCTGCGAGGTCGACTGCCCGACGAACGCGGTCAAGGTCAATATTCCCTACCTGCTGCGCTGA
- a CDS encoding MFS transporter, with the protein MAGPVAISAGDVLPDRVTADATARAAVGSGALIAARLERLPMTAFQRNIFLIIATAWFFDSIDLGSLTFLLGSIKTEFGLTTAQAGLLSSMSFIGMFAGAALSGMLADRFGRKVVFQISMVFWGLGSLWCAYAPDATMLGYARLLLGFGMGMEFPVALAIVSEFLPTAKRGRYLAIMEGFWPLGFIAAGCLSYVLLSYFDWRAVFLAQAVPALFLFVIRFLVPESPRWLADRGRHAEADRVMAQIERQVALRLDGRPLPEPTVLPEPARGERRFSFLELWSPGYASRTVMIWLTWFFALLGFYGLTTWLGALLQEAGYSVAKSVTYTILISLAGVPGFIASAILVERWGRKPTAVLMLLGSAVAAYLYGHSPSFGWLIAYGLMMQFFLFGMWSVLYAYTPELYPTRARATGAGCASAIGRVGSLIGPFAIGLILPVLGHGGVFALGAGSFVIAAASVGFLGIETKGKSLEAISH; encoded by the coding sequence ATGGCAGGGCCTGTAGCGATTTCCGCCGGCGACGTGCTGCCGGACCGGGTGACCGCGGACGCCACCGCTCGCGCCGCGGTCGGGTCGGGCGCGCTGATCGCGGCGCGCCTCGAGCGGCTGCCGATGACCGCCTTCCAGCGCAACATCTTCCTCATCATCGCCACGGCGTGGTTCTTCGATTCGATCGATCTCGGCTCGCTCACCTTCCTCCTCGGATCGATCAAGACCGAGTTCGGCCTGACGACCGCCCAGGCGGGACTGCTCTCGAGCATGAGCTTCATCGGCATGTTCGCGGGCGCGGCCCTGTCGGGCATGCTCGCCGACCGGTTCGGGCGGAAGGTGGTCTTCCAGATCAGCATGGTGTTCTGGGGGCTCGGCAGCCTCTGGTGCGCCTACGCCCCGGACGCGACGATGCTGGGCTATGCCCGCCTGCTGCTCGGCTTCGGCATGGGCATGGAGTTCCCGGTGGCGCTCGCCATCGTCTCGGAGTTCCTGCCGACCGCCAAGCGCGGCCGCTACCTCGCCATCATGGAAGGGTTCTGGCCGCTCGGCTTCATCGCGGCCGGCTGCCTCAGCTACGTGCTGCTCAGCTATTTCGACTGGCGCGCTGTCTTCCTCGCGCAGGCCGTGCCGGCGCTGTTCCTGTTCGTGATCCGCTTCCTCGTGCCGGAATCGCCCCGCTGGCTCGCCGACCGCGGCCGGCACGCGGAGGCGGACCGGGTGATGGCGCAGATCGAGCGGCAGGTCGCCCTGCGCCTCGACGGGCGTCCGCTTCCGGAGCCGACCGTCCTGCCCGAGCCGGCGCGGGGTGAGCGGCGCTTCTCGTTCCTCGAACTCTGGAGCCCCGGCTACGCCAGCCGGACGGTGATGATCTGGCTGACGTGGTTCTTCGCCCTGCTGGGCTTCTACGGCCTCACCACCTGGCTCGGCGCGCTCCTGCAGGAGGCCGGCTACAGCGTCGCCAAGTCGGTCACCTACACGATCCTGATCTCGCTCGCGGGCGTGCCGGGCTTCATCGCCTCGGCGATCCTCGTCGAGCGCTGGGGCCGCAAGCCCACCGCGGTCCTTATGCTCCTGGGCAGCGCCGTCGCCGCCTACCTGTACGGTCACTCGCCGTCGTTCGGCTGGCTCATCGCCTACGGGCTGATGATGCAGTTCTTCCTGTTCGGCATGTGGTCGGTGCTCTACGCCTACACGCCCGAACTCTACCCGACGCGGGCGCGCGCCACCGGGGCCGGCTGCGCCTCGGCCATCGGCCGCGTGGGCTCGCTCATCGGACCCTTCGCCATCGGCCTGATCTTGCCGGTGCTCGGCCACGGCGGCGTCTTCGCCCTGGGCGCCGGCTCGTTCGTCATCGCCGCCGCGAGCGTCGGGTTCCTCGGCATCGAGACCAAGGGCAAGTCCCTGGAAGCCATCTCGCACTGA
- a CDS encoding sterol desaturase family protein produces the protein MELANTRMSERQRNYRANYRQRVAGWYNGFLHIAIIYTIGLTALYIYVSNIHAPSWIELATVPVVFLFCNFFEWWLHRYVMHRPQSNPIGRAVYNRHTLQHHQFFTDHEMRFADHRDYRVTFFPPYALATFTLMSIPGAVVLGNIFTPNVGWLFITTTTSIYMIYEFMHFCCHVEENWFVRNMPFINTNRRHHTAHHDQSIMMERNMNLTFPIMDWLFGTSDLNRGLIGTLFNGYDTRHVKNDMRKTARTPGAPEPRAMQAAE, from the coding sequence ATGGAACTCGCCAACACCCGCATGAGCGAGCGGCAGCGGAACTACCGCGCCAATTACCGCCAGCGCGTGGCCGGCTGGTACAACGGCTTCCTGCACATCGCGATCATCTACACGATCGGCCTCACGGCCCTGTACATCTACGTCTCGAACATCCACGCGCCGAGCTGGATCGAGCTCGCGACGGTCCCGGTCGTGTTCCTGTTCTGCAATTTCTTCGAGTGGTGGCTCCACCGCTACGTGATGCACCGGCCGCAGAGCAATCCGATCGGGCGGGCCGTCTACAATCGGCACACGCTGCAGCATCACCAGTTCTTCACCGACCACGAGATGCGCTTCGCCGACCACCGGGACTACCGGGTGACGTTCTTCCCGCCCTACGCGCTGGCGACGTTCACGCTGATGTCGATCCCCGGCGCCGTCGTGCTCGGCAACATCTTCACGCCCAATGTCGGGTGGCTGTTCATCACCACGACGACCAGCATCTACATGATCTACGAGTTCATGCACTTCTGCTGCCACGTCGAGGAGAACTGGTTCGTCCGCAACATGCCGTTCATCAACACGAACCGGCGGCACCACACGGCCCATCACGACCAATCGATCATGATGGAGCGGAACATGAACCTGACCTTCCCGATCATGGACTGGCTGTTCGGCACCTCGGACCTGAACCGCGGTCTCATCGGGACGCTCTTCAACGGCTACGACACGCGCCACGTGAAGAACGACATGCGCAAGACCGCGCGCACGCCCGGTGCCCCCGAGCCCCGGGCCATGCAGGCCGCCGAGTGA
- a CDS encoding fumarate reductase/succinate dehydrogenase flavoprotein subunit: MNAFESATKTEIIETDILVIGGGTGGPMAAIKAKEADPKLRVVLMEKANVKRSGAISMGMDGLNNAVVPGYATPEQYVKEITVANDGIVNQKAVMAYAQGSFPMIQYLDKLGVKFEKDGSGEYNMRKVHHMGTYVLPMPEGHNVKKVLYRQLRRLQVGVTNRYMATRLLKGADGRIAGAIGVNTRTSEFLVVKAKAVILACGAAGRLGLPASGYLFGTYENAANCGDGYAMAYHAGAQLANLECYQINPLIKDYNGPSCAYVTGPFGGYTANNRGERFIECDYWSGQMMLEFWRELQGGNGPVFLKMDHLREETISEIETILHSNERPSRGRFHERRGTNYRQRPVEMHISEIGFCSGHSASGVFVDEFARTTVPGLYAVGDMASVPHNYMLGAFVNGGIAGADAAAYCTANALADHDPADIAVERERVLAPTRRVDGLTPHEMEFKTRRLVNDYLEPPKVTAKMELGQRRFAEIREDLDLLCARDPHELHRALEMQTILDCADMAAAASLYRTESRWGFYHLRVDYPETNDAEWACHTVLFKDGQGRMAHAKRAVDPFIVPVAAEEMGAYHQLRIKTPAAAE; encoded by the coding sequence ATGAACGCGTTCGAATCCGCGACGAAGACCGAGATTATCGAGACCGACATCCTGGTGATCGGCGGCGGCACCGGCGGTCCGATGGCCGCGATCAAGGCCAAGGAGGCCGATCCGAAGCTCCGGGTCGTCCTGATGGAGAAGGCCAACGTCAAGCGCTCGGGCGCGATCAGCATGGGCATGGACGGGCTGAACAACGCCGTCGTGCCGGGCTACGCCACCCCCGAGCAGTACGTGAAGGAGATCACCGTCGCCAACGACGGCATCGTCAATCAGAAGGCGGTGATGGCCTACGCGCAGGGGTCGTTCCCGATGATCCAGTACCTCGACAAGCTCGGGGTCAAATTCGAGAAGGACGGCTCGGGCGAGTACAACATGCGCAAGGTCCACCACATGGGGACCTACGTGCTGCCGATGCCGGAAGGGCACAACGTCAAGAAGGTCCTCTACCGGCAGCTCCGCCGCCTCCAGGTCGGCGTGACCAACCGGTACATGGCGACGCGCCTGCTCAAGGGCGCGGACGGGCGCATCGCCGGAGCGATCGGCGTCAACACCCGCACCTCCGAGTTCCTGGTGGTGAAGGCCAAGGCGGTGATCCTCGCCTGCGGGGCCGCCGGCCGCCTCGGCCTGCCGGCCTCCGGGTACCTGTTCGGGACCTACGAGAACGCGGCGAATTGCGGCGACGGCTACGCGATGGCCTACCACGCGGGCGCGCAGCTCGCGAACCTCGAGTGCTACCAGATCAACCCGCTGATCAAGGACTATAACGGCCCCTCCTGCGCCTACGTCACCGGCCCGTTCGGCGGATACACGGCCAACAATCGCGGCGAGCGCTTCATCGAGTGCGATTACTGGTCCGGACAGATGATGCTCGAGTTCTGGCGCGAGCTGCAGGGCGGCAACGGCCCGGTCTTCCTCAAGATGGACCATCTGCGCGAGGAGACGATCTCCGAGATCGAGACGATCCTGCACTCGAACGAGCGCCCCTCCCGCGGACGCTTCCACGAGCGGCGCGGCACCAATTACCGCCAGCGTCCCGTGGAGATGCACATCTCCGAGATCGGCTTCTGCTCGGGCCACTCGGCCTCGGGCGTCTTCGTCGACGAGTTCGCGCGCACGACGGTCCCCGGCCTCTACGCGGTCGGCGACATGGCGAGCGTGCCGCACAACTACATGCTGGGCGCCTTCGTGAACGGCGGCATCGCCGGGGCCGACGCCGCCGCCTACTGCACGGCCAACGCCCTCGCCGACCATGACCCGGCGGACATCGCCGTCGAGCGCGAACGGGTCCTGGCGCCGACCCGGCGCGTCGACGGGCTCACCCCGCACGAGATGGAGTTCAAGACCCGCCGCTTGGTGAACGACTATCTCGAGCCGCCGAAGGTGACGGCGAAGATGGAGCTCGGCCAGCGCCGCTTCGCCGAGATCCGCGAGGACCTCGACCTGCTCTGCGCCCGCGACCCGCACGAGCTGCACCGGGCGCTCGAGATGCAGACGATCCTCGACTGCGCCGACATGGCGGCGGCCGCCTCGCTCTACCGCACCGAGAGCCGTTGGGGCTTCTACCACCTGCGCGTCGACTATCCCGAGACGAACGACGCCGAGTGGGCCTGCCACACGGTCCTGTTCAAGGACGGCCAGGGCCGGATGGCCCACGCGAAGCGCGCCGTCGACCCGTTCATCGTGCCGGTCGCCGCCGAGGAGATGGGCGCCTACCACCAGCTCCGCATCAAGACGCCGGCCGCCGCCGAGTAA
- a CDS encoding M48 family metallopeptidase — protein MTRASQAIDATPIEVEGRYFDGVSARAHPVALRLDDRFRVSGPGIAQDWNLLDLRAAVSLPPLMRIGPAGEPVRVEFSDATLAAALAARCPDLHRRERSGGTVRLVLWSLAAGLSVLLVAVFGVPQIAGLLAPLVPDAAESRLGAVAEPQVLRFLGDPPACAEPAGRAALDTLVARLVAAGRAEGSLPPEVAVSVRRHGTANAFALPGARVIVLSSLIARARSADEAAAVLAHELGHVRRRDPTRSLIRASGTSFLLSLVLGDLTGSTIIIALGDAVLSAGYSRDAERAADAYAVDLMTRAGGNGAALADILERIAKDKHDGKSDVLDLLRSHPFTRERAAAIRAQAGSGAAERQILSGAAWTALRGICGPETKTTEP, from the coding sequence TTGACCCGCGCTTCCCAGGCGATCGACGCGACGCCGATCGAGGTCGAGGGCCGCTACTTCGACGGCGTCAGCGCGCGGGCACATCCCGTCGCGCTGCGCCTCGACGACCGCTTCCGCGTCTCCGGGCCCGGGATCGCCCAGGACTGGAACCTGCTCGACCTGCGCGCCGCCGTCTCCCTGCCGCCGCTGATGCGGATCGGTCCGGCCGGCGAGCCGGTCCGCGTGGAGTTCTCGGACGCGACGCTCGCCGCCGCGCTCGCGGCGCGCTGCCCGGACCTCCATCGCCGGGAGCGCTCGGGCGGCACGGTGCGGCTCGTGCTCTGGTCTCTCGCGGCCGGTCTCTCGGTCCTGCTCGTGGCGGTCTTCGGCGTCCCGCAGATTGCCGGGCTGCTGGCCCCGCTGGTGCCGGACGCGGCCGAGTCGCGGCTCGGGGCGGTGGCGGAACCGCAGGTCCTGCGCTTCCTCGGCGACCCGCCGGCCTGCGCGGAACCGGCCGGCCGCGCCGCGCTCGACACGCTCGTGGCCCGCCTCGTCGCGGCCGGTCGGGCGGAGGGCTCGCTGCCTCCCGAGGTGGCCGTGAGCGTGCGCCGGCACGGCACGGCCAACGCCTTCGCCCTGCCGGGCGCCCGCGTGATCGTGCTCTCGAGCCTCATCGCGCGGGCGCGCTCGGCCGACGAGGCCGCGGCGGTCCTGGCGCACGAGCTCGGCCACGTCCGCCGACGCGATCCGACCCGCTCCCTCATCCGGGCGTCGGGCACCTCGTTCCTGTTGAGCCTCGTCCTGGGGGACCTGACCGGCTCGACCATCATCATCGCGCTGGGCGACGCGGTGCTCTCGGCCGGCTACAGCCGCGACGCCGAGCGGGCGGCGGACGCCTACGCGGTCGACCTCATGACCCGCGCGGGCGGCAACGGCGCGGCGCTCGCCGACATCCTCGAGCGCATCGCCAAGGACAAGCACGACGGGAAGAGTGACGTGCTGGACCTGCTGCGCAGCCATCCCTTCACGCGCGAGCGCGCCGCCGCGATCCGCGCCCAGGCGGGCTCTGGGGCGGCCGAACGCCAGATCCTGTCCGGCGCCGCCTGGACGGCACTCAGGGGCATCTGCGGGCCCGAGACGAAGACGACCGAGCCGTAG
- a CDS encoding DUF971 domain-containing protein, with protein sequence MAHHATGVPNPPPFDPEAIPEAATLARGGTGLRLQWRDGLTATLSAERLRLRCRCAWCTRDRVERRLPQAAADIAVARVEPMGGYAVHIAFSDGHARGIFPWSYLRALVAEAVDDPPDAAQAA encoded by the coding sequence ATGGCACACCACGCGACCGGGGTTCCGAACCCGCCCCCGTTCGATCCCGAGGCGATCCCGGAGGCCGCCACCCTCGCGCGCGGCGGGACCGGCCTCCGGTTGCAATGGCGCGACGGGCTGACCGCGACGCTGTCGGCGGAGCGGCTGCGGCTGCGCTGCCGCTGCGCGTGGTGCACCCGTGACCGGGTCGAGCGACGCTTACCTCAGGCCGCCGCCGACATCGCCGTCGCGCGGGTCGAACCGATGGGCGGCTACGCCGTCCACATCGCGTTCTCCGACGGCCACGCCCGCGGGATCTTCCCCTGGTCCTACCTGCGCGCCCTCGTCGCCGAGGCCGTCGACGACCCGCCCGACGCCGCGCAGGCCGCCTGA
- a CDS encoding DUF6166 domain-containing protein, with amino-acid sequence MDKVYAGDRTIDGIVVTVNGAPLPDRAEAKCYSRNGFEWSYEGPEPSQLAYAILVDHLGDAAEAERLQPRFMRGVVANFQNEWEMTTADVARVLERLDSGGAARSG; translated from the coding sequence ATGGACAAGGTCTATGCCGGGGACCGGACGATCGACGGGATCGTCGTCACGGTGAACGGGGCGCCGCTGCCGGATCGGGCCGAGGCCAAGTGCTACTCCCGGAACGGCTTCGAGTGGAGCTACGAGGGTCCCGAGCCCTCGCAGCTCGCCTACGCGATCCTGGTGGATCATCTCGGCGACGCGGCGGAGGCGGAGCGCCTGCAACCGCGCTTCATGCGCGGCGTCGTGGCCAACTTCCAGAACGAGTGGGAGATGACGACGGCCGACGTCGCCCGCGTCCTGGAGCGCCTGGATTCGGGCGGCGCGGCGCGGTCCGGCTGA
- a CDS encoding cystathionine gamma-synthase family protein, with protein MSDDRYHRKALGDRPLRPETLMLGYGYDPALSEGAVKPPVFLTSTFVFTSAEHGKAFFDYVSGRREPPVGEAAGLVYSRFNHPNSEIVEDRLAVFEEAEAALVFSSGMSAIATTILAFARPGDAILHSQPLYGGTETLIAKTLAGFGIAPFGFSDGTDPASVRAAADRAAGAGRVSVVMVETPSNPLNTLVDLGLVRAVAEEIGARQGGEAPVVVCDNTLLGPLFQHPLREGADISVYSLTKYVGGHSDLIAGAALGSAARMKPVRLLRSAIGTGLDPHSCWMLGRSLETLSLRMSAANRNGEIVGRMLAAHPKVARLHHLAHLEPGSRQAQVYAKQCAAPGSTFSFDIVGGEAEAFRVLNGLQLFKLAVSLGGTESLASHPASTTHSGVPKAVRDRLGITDATIRVSIGIEHPDDLVADLAAALSVLG; from the coding sequence ATGTCCGACGACCGCTACCACCGGAAGGCGCTCGGCGACCGCCCGCTCCGTCCCGAGACGCTGATGCTCGGCTACGGCTACGACCCGGCCCTGTCCGAGGGCGCGGTGAAGCCGCCGGTCTTCCTGACATCGACCTTCGTGTTCACCTCGGCCGAGCACGGCAAAGCCTTCTTCGACTACGTCTCGGGACGGCGCGAACCGCCGGTCGGCGAGGCGGCGGGGTTGGTCTACTCGCGCTTCAATCACCCGAACAGCGAGATCGTCGAGGACCGGCTGGCCGTCTTCGAGGAGGCCGAGGCCGCGCTGGTCTTCTCCTCCGGCATGTCGGCGATCGCCACCACGATCCTGGCCTTCGCGCGGCCCGGCGACGCGATCCTGCACTCGCAACCCCTGTACGGCGGCACCGAGACCCTGATTGCCAAGACCCTGGCCGGGTTCGGCATCGCGCCGTTCGGGTTCTCCGACGGCACCGATCCGGCGAGCGTGCGCGCCGCGGCCGACCGCGCGGCGGGCGCGGGACGCGTCAGCGTCGTCATGGTCGAGACCCCCTCGAACCCGCTCAACACCCTCGTCGACCTCGGCCTCGTCCGGGCGGTCGCCGAGGAGATCGGCGCCCGGCAGGGCGGCGAGGCGCCGGTCGTCGTCTGCGACAACACCCTGCTCGGGCCCCTCTTCCAGCACCCGCTGCGCGAAGGCGCCGACATCTCGGTCTACTCCCTGACGAAGTATGTCGGCGGCCACTCCGACCTGATCGCCGGCGCCGCCCTCGGCTCGGCGGCGCGGATGAAGCCGGTGCGGCTTCTGCGCTCGGCGATCGGGACCGGTCTCGACCCGCATTCCTGCTGGATGCTCGGGCGCTCGCTCGAGACCCTGTCGCTGCGGATGAGCGCCGCCAACCGCAACGGCGAGATCGTCGGCCGGATGCTGGCGGCGCACCCGAAGGTGGCGCGCCTCCACCACCTCGCGCATCTCGAGCCGGGATCGCGGCAGGCGCAGGTCTACGCCAAGCAGTGCGCGGCGCCGGGCTCGACGTTCTCGTTCGACATCGTCGGCGGCGAGGCCGAGGCGTTCCGGGTTCTCAACGGCCTCCAGCTGTTCAAGCTCGCCGTCAGCCTGGGCGGAACCGAGTCGCTCGCCAGCCACCCGGCCTCCACGACCCATTCCGGCGTGCCGAAGGCGGTGCGCGACCGGCTCGGGATCACGGACGCGACCATCCGGGTGTCGATCGGGATCGAGCACCCGGACGATCTGGTCGCCGACCTCGCGGCCGCTCTGTCCGTCCTGGGCTAG
- a CDS encoding YjgN family protein — protein MNLATGTQFDTRSGAPGTRVAAVTFDPRVKGLTWLALKGFLLSIVTFGIYRFWYVTNLRRFFWERTALDGSPAEYTGTGKELFLGFLVALAILVPIYVALFALSLVAPALAPFSVVISFVFLFLLGQFAIYRGRRYRAMRTLWRGIRLGQDGSGLAYAARAGGWWLLTLVTFGLAFPFMRASLERYRIDHTLVGTSRMHSTARGRSVLGPWLLLYVIGLGPLIGLGIALLVATDFSLPTDLLVPKPGGKAGQTILNPAYAASKIGILLQAMGFVAAICVPAALLLLPYYRARETRAFMGAASLGHARLISSLKARQFYWPYIVYMLSLLGFLVVLGLVAALLIFAARAAGDLSMLHWLVVVIYLVGAPLFAVLYVRVVQARLWAAVATSTTVTDPEALDAVLASSRGAGSGLQEGLADALDVGGALQIGF, from the coding sequence ATGAATTTGGCAACCGGCACCCAGTTCGACACGCGGAGCGGCGCTCCGGGCACGCGCGTTGCCGCCGTGACCTTCGACCCGCGGGTGAAAGGTCTCACCTGGCTGGCGCTGAAGGGCTTTCTGCTCTCGATCGTGACCTTCGGCATCTACAGATTCTGGTACGTCACCAATCTGCGCCGCTTCTTCTGGGAGCGCACCGCGCTCGACGGCTCGCCCGCCGAGTATACCGGCACGGGCAAGGAACTGTTCCTCGGCTTCCTCGTCGCGCTCGCGATCCTCGTGCCGATCTACGTCGCGCTGTTCGCGCTCTCGCTCGTCGCGCCCGCGCTCGCCCCGTTCTCGGTGGTGATCTCCTTCGTGTTCCTGTTCCTGCTGGGACAATTCGCGATCTACCGCGGGCGCCGCTACCGCGCGATGCGGACGCTCTGGCGCGGCATCCGCCTCGGGCAGGACGGCTCGGGCCTCGCCTACGCAGCCCGCGCGGGCGGCTGGTGGCTGCTCACGCTCGTCACCTTCGGCCTGGCCTTCCCGTTCATGCGGGCGAGCCTGGAACGCTACCGCATCGACCACACCCTGGTCGGGACCAGCCGGATGCACTCGACGGCGCGGGGACGCAGCGTGCTCGGCCCCTGGCTGTTGCTGTACGTAATCGGGCTGGGGCCGCTGATCGGGCTCGGCATCGCCCTCCTGGTCGCGACGGATTTCTCGCTGCCCACGGACCTCCTGGTACCGAAGCCCGGCGGCAAGGCCGGCCAGACGATCCTCAACCCCGCCTACGCGGCCTCGAAGATCGGCATTCTCCTCCAGGCGATGGGCTTCGTGGCCGCCATCTGCGTGCCCGCGGCACTGCTCCTGCTCCCGTACTACCGCGCCCGCGAGACGAGGGCGTTCATGGGGGCCGCCAGCCTCGGTCACGCCCGCCTCATCTCGAGCCTGAAGGCGCGGCAGTTCTACTGGCCGTACATCGTCTACATGCTGTCGCTCCTGGGCTTCCTCGTCGTGCTGGGCCTCGTCGCGGCTCTGCTGATCTTCGCCGCACGGGCGGCGGGCGATCTCAGCATGCTCCACTGGCTCGTCGTCGTCATCTACCTGGTCGGCGCGCCGCTCTTCGCGGTGCTCTACGTGCGCGTGGTGCAGGCCCGCCTGTGGGCGGCGGTCGCGACGAGCACGACCGTGACGGATCCCGAAGCCCTGGATGCCGTCCTCGCCTCGTCCCGCGGTGCCGGCAGCGGTCTGCAGGAGGGCCTCGCCGACGCGCTCGACGTCGGAGGCGCGCTCCAGATCGGCTTCTGA